ACACCAACCCTATAATCAGGTTGTGAACTATTATTTAAATTTAGAAAGCAAGAACTTAAGTAAACAGGTCAACCTTGATTTTATCTATGACTTCACACTAAATCTTGAAAACAAAGCGATTGATTACTTTGTCAGTAATATTCATTATTATAAAAGGATGAAAGGAGGACAAAAGGTCAACGAAAAAACTCAAAATGCCATTGAATATACAGTTTTGAATGCAATCAAGAGCAAAGACCTTTACTTATTCAGTAAAGCCGAAGAAACTATCTATAAAACATATCTCCCAGAAAAGGAAGAATTTCTTTTCGAAATGAGAAGTTTGTTTTACCAAGGCATTGAAGATTGGGATACCTATTCAAAGATTGTGGTTCAATACCTGGACAAATTCTCAGTATCCGACCCAAAACTATTAAATGAAATTGCAGTTAAATTTCTTCGCAACATTAATGACAAAAAAATGCTTTACAAGGCATTGGAATGGATCGAACTGTCTATCAAAATTGACCATGAATATTACAATCATTTCACTTGTTCACAATTACTTTACCGCTTAGCCATATTGATAAAGCTATTCTGGCAGCTCAAAATGCAATTTATTTAAACAAGTTGAGAATGGACGGCACAGACCCTAAACCTTGCGAGTTGTTTCTCGAAAGATTGTATAGGTTGCGTTGATTATACAAAAAAACAGTAAATAAAAATGCCCCATCAAAAGAACAAATAATCTATTGATGGGGCTTTATGCAATAAATGCCATAGATTTATTTCATAAAAAACAACTCTCTGTACTTTGGTAAAGGCCATAACTCATCATCCACTATATCTTCCAAAGCATCTGCAGATTCCCTGATTTTTTCAAAGAATGGTTTAACTTTCTCACAAAAAGCTACAGCCTTAGCCTCAGCATTTGGCAACTCAGATGCAGTTTTTCGCTCTGCATTCATTGTATCAACCGTTTTTTTCAGATTGTTAACATGATTGGCTAATGTTTTGACCAACCCAATTTCCTGCGGAAAATCCAAAGCAGTATAACCTATATCCATTGAAGCTCGTACTGATGAGGCAACTATTTGCTGATACTTTACCGCAGCAGGTATAACTTGACTTAAAATCATATCTGTTAATACTCCGGCTTCTATATCAATTTTGCGTTGATATTGTTCAAGCCATACATCATAACGTGCGTGCAGTTCTCTATGGGAGTAAAGACCTGTTTCAACAAGTACTTTATGGGCTGCTTTTGATTTGAAAAATCCAAGTGCATGTGGTGTGGTTTTCACATTTGACAATCCCCTTTTGTTAGCTTCTTCTTCCCATTCTTTACTATAATTATCACCTTCAAATAAAATGCGGCGACTGTCAGTTACATATCGGCGCAATACTCTTAAAATTGCACCATCTCTTTTTTCGCCCTCTTTAACCAAATCTTCCACATCTTTTTTAAACTCAATCAATTGACTGCCGACAATTGCATTAAGAATTGTCATAGCCAATCCACAATTTGCGGAAGAACCCACAGCTCTGAACTCAAATTTGTTTCCGGTAAAGGCAAATGGAGAGGTTCGATTCCTATCTGTATTGTCCAGCATCAAATCAGGTATCTTATTATGTATATCTAATTTAAGCTCTGATTTTTCAAATTCGTCCATTTTACTGCCCTTTTTGATTTTATCTTCCAGTTCATCCAATACCTTAGTTAAGGTTGTACCGATAAAAACTGAAATTATAGCAGGGGGGGCTTCATTAGCTCCAAGTCTGTGGTCATTGCCAGCAGAAGCTATCGCCGCCCTTAATAAATCTGCATTATCATTTACTGCTTTAATAGTATTAATAAAAAAGGTCAGAAACCGAAGGTTGTTTTTGGGCGTTTTACCGGGAGACAGCAAGTTTTTTCCAGTGTTTGTAGCCAATGACCAATTATTATGTTTGCCAGATCCATTCACTCCAGCAAAAGGCTTTTCGTGAAATAAAACTCGCAATTTATGTCGTCTGGCAACTCTGTCCATTAAATCCATTAAGAGTTGATTGTGATCAACTGCAATATTAGCTTCTGAAAAAACAGGCGCACATTCATACTGCCCGGGAGCAACCTCATTATGACGAGTTCTGATTGTAATGCCAAGTTTGTGAGCTTCTGTTTCAAAATCTAACATGTAAGCATAAACTCTTTCCGGAATAGATCCGAAATAATGATCTTCCAGTTGTTGCCCTTTCACAGAAGGGCTTCCTATTAAGGTTCTGCCGGATGTGGCGATATCAGGGCGGGCGTAATAAAGTGCTTCGTCAATTAAAAAATATTCCTGCTCCCAACCCAAAGTGGGGTAAACCTTGGTGATATTTCT
This is a stretch of genomic DNA from Sphingobacteriales bacterium. It encodes these proteins:
- a CDS encoding glutamine synthetase III, which translates into the protein MPNNRFKAIERSQNREIIDIKLPSVKISDYFASNVFNIDTMRRYLSHEAFESMTGSITSGQKIDRNIADQIAVAMKEWAMSKGATSYCHWFQPLTGATAEKHDTFFTPLDANKGIETFNGDALVQQEPDGSSFPSGGLRVTFEARGYTAWDPSSPAFIMSVGTSGKTLCIPTIFVSFTGESLDYKAPLLKSQHFLETAAVDVCNYFDRNITKVYPTLGWEQEYFLIDEALYYARPDIATSGRTLIGSPSVKGQQLEDHYFGSIPERVYAYMLDFETEAHKLGITIRTRHNEVAPGQYECAPVFSEANIAVDHNQLLMDLMDRVARRHKLRVLFHEKPFAGVNGSGKHNNWSLATNTGKNLLSPGKTPKNNLRFLTFFINTIKAVNDNADLLRAAIASAGNDHRLGANEAPPAIISVFIGTTLTKVLDELEDKIKKGSKMDEFEKSELKLDIHNKIPDLMLDNTDRNRTSPFAFTGNKFEFRAVGSSANCGLAMTILNAIVGSQLIEFKKDVEDLVKEGEKRDGAILRVLRRYVTDSRRILFEGDNYSKEWEEEANKRGLSNVKTTPHALGFFKSKAAHKVLVETGLYSHRELHARYDVWLEQYQRKIDIEAGVLTDMILSQVIPAAVKYQQIVASSVRASMDIGYTALDFPQEIGLVKTLANHVNNLKKTVDTMNAERKTASELPNAEAKAVAFCEKVKPFFEKIRESADALEDIVDDELWPLPKYRELFFMK